The DNA segment CACATTTCTTAAAAAACTCGTTGAAATCTATAGCCCGCATGGAAGAGAGAGTAAAGCTTCAAGCTTCCTATATGAGGCGATGCTACAACTAGGTTACAAAACATCTAAGACACCTATCGGAAATGTTATAGGAGAGGTCGGCTGCGGGAAACCGAGAATTTTTTTATGCGGACACATGGATACCGTGAAAGGCAGACTCCCGGTTAAGCTAACTTCAACAAGATTATACGGTCGCGGAGTAGTGGACGCTAAATCCGCATTAGCAGCGATGATTATCGCAGCCTCCCGGCTCTCTAAAAATATGTGTAAAGGATCAGTCACCGTGGCTGCTGTGGTGGATGAAGAGGGACATTCGAAGGGCATGCGAGAATTAATAGAAAGAGGGGTGGAGGCGGACTACGCGATTTTCGGGGAACCCAGCCATCTTAAATATATTACAATCGGCTATAAGGGCTCTCTAAGCGTCCATATAAACGTTAAAACACGTGGAGGGCATACTTCAACCCCGATGGCCGCTAACGCGATAGAGGAAGCTATAGCTTTATGGATGGAAGTTAAAAAAAGCTTTGAAAAATATGCGAGTAAGAGTCTGAGAAACTCTATAACCGTGAATATCAGCGGAATTAAGAATATAGGAGTAAGTTATGCTACAGTATATTTGAATATCCGTTATCCGGAATTATCAGACGCGGAT comes from the Candidatus Odinarchaeum yellowstonii genome and includes:
- a CDS encoding M20/M25/M40 family metallo-hydrolase — encoded protein: MDEITFLKKLVEIYSPHGRESKASSFLYEAMLQLGYKTSKTPIGNVIGEVGCGKPRIFLCGHMDTVKGRLPVKLTSTRLYGRGVVDAKSALAAMIIAASRLSKNMCKGSVTVAAVVDEEGHSKGMRELIERGVEADYAIFGEPSHLKYITIGYKGSLSVHINVKTRGGHTSTPMAANAIEEAIALWMEVKKSFEKYASKSLRNSITVNISGIKNIGVSYATVYLNIRYPELSDADIIRGDLKKTIREFAEREKIEAELIEDEICPPYTADKKSRLVAVLQQSIKKITGEPAHLITKTGTGDMNIFGNVYNIPTITYGPGDSRLDHTDEEYIELEEYLTAINILEDCLRTLLESG